The Treponema primitia ZAS-1 genomic sequence AGTCCGGGTAGGGGAAAGGGATGATGATATCTCCTACGAGAAGGGCGCCACCAAGCGCTGCGCCTCCGTGGGGGTTGGGATAAAAAACTACGTGCTGCCCGCCGATGCAACCCAGGACGCCCTGTTGAAGGTGATCCACGAGGTCAACAACGACAAGTCTGTCCATGGGGTGCTGCTCTTCCGGCCCCTGCCCAAGCACATAAACGATGGGGTAATCCGGGCGGCCCTATTGCCATCCAAGGACATAGACGGCATCACCGACGGCTCCCTGGCCGGAGTGTTTGCCAATATCCCCCTGGGTTTCCCCCCCTGTACGGCGGAATCCTGTATGGCGATCCTCGCCCATTACGGCATTGAAATTGCGGGTAAGCGGGTAACCGTGGTCGGCCGCAGCCTCGTAATAGGCCGGCCCGTAGCAATGATGCTGATGCACAAAAACGGCACCGTTA encodes the following:
- a CDS encoding bifunctional 5,10-methylenetetrahydrofolate dehydrogenase/5,10-methenyltetrahydrofolate cyclohydrolase, which translates into the protein MAQILKGKEVADALVESMKKDVEALNAKGITPTLGIVRVGERDDDISYEKGATKRCASVGVGIKNYVLPADATQDALLKVIHEVNNDKSVHGVLLFRPLPKHINDGVIRAALLPSKDIDGITDGSLAGVFANIPLGFPPCTAESCMAILAHYGIEIAGKRVTVVGRSLVIGRPVAMMLMHKNGTVTICHTKTKDLPSVIKEGEIVIVAAGVAESVGAESLRAGQVVIDVGIHMKDGGGMCGDLKFAEAEPIVQAITPVPGGVGAVTTCITIQHVIQAAKAGS